In a single window of the Myxococcales bacterium genome:
- a CDS encoding PilN domain-containing protein — translation MIRINLLPEVKRKAPKRVKVARQIPFTWIISALIAVILAGAASLFIHLRMVDELHKRQQQMAQIQEDIKQYKVHQGLVEQARKQRNALAQKLEIISTLKKRQTGPVRLLDELAGAIPAKLWVTEMNETTSSMSLSGYSLDHKQIALFMENLEKSPIFSNVELVSSTAEAQAGKTKGAASMPVKSFQLNCQLNVLKEM, via the coding sequence ATGATCAGAATAAACCTACTCCCCGAGGTTAAGCGAAAAGCGCCGAAACGGGTCAAAGTAGCCCGGCAGATTCCGTTCACCTGGATCATTTCCGCCTTGATCGCGGTGATCCTCGCCGGAGCGGCGTCGCTATTCATCCATTTGCGCATGGTGGACGAACTGCACAAACGGCAACAGCAGATGGCGCAAATTCAAGAAGACATCAAGCAGTACAAAGTGCATCAGGGCCTCGTGGAACAAGCGCGCAAACAGCGCAACGCCCTGGCGCAAAAGCTGGAAATCATCAGCACGTTGAAGAAGCGGCAAACGGGGCCGGTGCGGTTGCTCGACGAATTGGCCGGGGCGATTCCCGCCAAGTTGTGGGTCACCGAAATGAATGAGACGACCTCCTCGATGTCGCTTTCCGGCTACTCGCTGGATCACAAGCAAATCGCCCTGTTCATGGAAAATCTGGAAAAGTCGCCGATCTTCTCCAACGTCGAGTTGGTTTCCTCGACCGCGGAGGCGCAAGCCGGCAAGACCAAGGGCGCCGCGAGCATGCCGGTGAAATCGTTCCAGTTGAATTGTCAGTTGAACGTCTTGAAAGAGATGTAG
- the pilM gene encoding type IV pilus assembly protein PilM, whose amino-acid sequence MVFSRKKDILGLDIGSSSIKILELAETKNGYQLINFGIEPLPHETIVDSTIMNAPAVVNAIRKLIADNNIKAPRDIATSVSGHSVIIRKITLPLMTEEEIAGNIQWEAEQYIPFDINEVNIDYQRLEMEAADQESQDVLLVAVKKEMVNDYVAVITEAGMNPVVMDVDAFSCQNMYEINYEMERGKVITLVNIGASVININIVHNGNSVFTRDISIGGHHYTEELQKQLSVSFDEAEQIKKGKQSSPQNIQPILDSISGSIALEIQRSLDFFTATSNFGHITKIYLSGGAAKTAGLQQAIEQQVGIPVEMINPFNNIEIPAKSFDLEYIKENAPLCGVVVGLALRRPGDK is encoded by the coding sequence ATGGTGTTTTCGAGGAAGAAGGACATTTTGGGCCTGGATATCGGCTCCAGTTCCATCAAAATCCTTGAACTGGCGGAGACGAAGAACGGCTATCAGTTGATTAACTTCGGGATCGAGCCGCTGCCGCACGAGACGATCGTGGATTCCACGATCATGAACGCGCCGGCCGTGGTGAATGCGATCCGCAAACTGATCGCCGACAACAACATCAAGGCTCCGCGCGACATCGCCACCAGCGTCAGCGGGCACTCGGTGATCATCCGCAAGATCACCTTGCCGCTGATGACCGAAGAGGAAATCGCCGGCAACATCCAATGGGAAGCCGAGCAATACATCCCCTTCGACATCAACGAAGTGAACATCGACTACCAACGGCTCGAAATGGAAGCGGCGGATCAGGAAAGCCAGGACGTGCTGTTGGTGGCGGTGAAAAAAGAGATGGTCAACGATTACGTGGCCGTGATCACCGAGGCCGGGATGAACCCGGTGGTGATGGACGTAGACGCGTTTTCCTGCCAGAACATGTACGAGATCAACTACGAGATGGAACGCGGCAAGGTCATCACCCTGGTGAACATCGGCGCCAGCGTCATCAACATCAATATCGTGCATAACGGCAACTCGGTCTTCACGCGCGATATTTCGATCGGCGGCCATCACTACACCGAAGAGTTGCAAAAACAGCTTTCGGTCAGCTTCGACGAAGCCGAGCAGATCAAAAAAGGCAAGCAAAGCTCGCCCCAAAACATCCAACCCATCCTGGATTCCATCAGCGGCAGCATCGCCCTGGAAATCCAGCGTTCGCTCGATTTCTTCACCGCGACCAGCAATTTCGGCCACATCACCAAAATCTACCTGTCGGGCGGCGCCGCGAAAACGGCCGGCCTGCAGCAGGCCATCGAACAGCAGGTCGGCATTCCGGTGGAGATGATCAACCCCTTCAACAATATCGAGATTCCCGCCAAGAGCTTCGACCTGGAGTACATCAAGGAAAATGCGCCGCTGTGCGGCGTGGTGGTCGGATTAGCCTTACGGAGGCCCGGCGATAAATGA